TTAGCTATCCCTAACGCCGGTACGCATCTTTTTACGGTACCTGAGAGCTTTAATAGCGCTGAGTACCTCTCCATTATGCAACTTAATTACGGCGGGATGTTGCACTGTATCGAGGCGGTTCTGCCAGGAATGCTTGCAAGAAAACGGGGCTACCTGGCCCCGGTTGCAAGCTTGGCTGGGTATCGTGGGCTGCCACGCGCCGCTGCCTACGGTGCAAGTAAGTCGGCGATGATCCACTTTCTTGAGAGCATTCGGTTTCACCTAAAGAGCAAAGGGGTCACTATCTCTATCGTAAATCCAGGCTTCGTGAGGACCCCTCTAACGGACAAGAACGACTTTCATATGCCGTTTATTGTTGATGCCGATAGGGCGGCTTGTATCATCTGTCGGGGTATTGAGCGCGGAAAGAGGGAGATCGCCTTTCCATTTCCATTTACCTGGATACTTAAACTTGCACGCATCCTTCCCGATGCGATCTACGAGAGGATAGTAGATCGGTTGTGGTAGGTCATTCACGACGCAATATATTGGTTGTAGGGGGTGGGGTCGCAGGTATTACTGCGGCGCATGTACTATCTCAAGCGCACAGGGTAACTCTGCTAGAGAGGAACGATTATCTAGGCGGGCACACAAATACCCGGACCGTAGATGACCCGCTAAATCCAGAGCTCTCTGTCGACACCGGATTTATCGTATGCAATCCTAGAAATTATCCTAATTTTTATAAGCTACTTGACCAGCTAGGAATAGAGCGACAACCATCTGATATGTCCTTTGGGTTCTCATGTGAGCGCACAGGATTAGAGTACATGGGGCCCTCTATAAAGGAGTTCCTTGCGGCTCCTAGGAACCTCTTAAATCCGAAGTTTGTTCGGATGATTCTAGAGCAGTTTCGCTTTAATCGGCGCGTTCTTGCCGATTTAAAACGTGGAAAGCTCACGGATTCTCCGATCGGAGAGTACCTACATAAGCTCGGCACAAGTGAGTACTTCTTTGATCACTACCTAGCGCCGTTAATTGGCGCGATCTGGTCTGCTCCTGACTCAAATGCGCTTGAATTTCCAATGCTCTCATTTGCAACCTTCTTTAATAACCACGGCATGCTCGAGCTCCGTAAGCGCCCGCAGTGG
This genomic window from Pseudomonadota bacterium contains:
- a CDS encoding SDR family NAD(P)-dependent oxidoreductase — translated: MSKIDLHGKCVWLTGASSGIGEALALELAGRGAKLAITARRAEVLEQLVAQIRIKGGEAWSFPGDVLNLDQMKQVVAAIESSIAPIDLAIPNAGTHLFTVPESFNSAEYLSIMQLNYGGMLHCIEAVLPGMLARKRGYLAPVASLAGYRGLPRAAAYGASKSAMIHFLESIRFHLKSKGVTISIVNPGFVRTPLTDKNDFHMPFIVDADRAACIICRGIERGKREIAFPFPFTWILKLARILPDAIYERIVDRLW